CCAGTCAGCCTCTAAATGCGGCCATGGGCCGTGGAAGGGAAGGTGGAGTATGGCGGACCTGCTTGATAAGGCGATACTCATAGGCATGGGACTTGAAAGAAAGGCCAGGGAGGTTCTTGAAGAGCTTGAGAAGTCCGGGAAGGGCTCGAAGGAGGCTACCGGCGAGGCCGGGCTTCCGCCGAGGGAGGCTGTCGAGAACAGGGTCGTGGACGAGGGCGTAAGGGCGCTTAAGGAGTTCCTTTCCGTCGTCAGTTCCGCGAAGGAGAAGCTTGAAAAGGAGGTTACGTCCTCTTCTGGCAAGGTCTTCGAGAAGCTCAACGTGGCCACCCAGGACGAGCTTGAGGTCGTAAAGGAGATGGCCAGGCTGGCAAGGGAGAAGGTCGATAAGCTCGAAAAGAGGGTGTCGGACCTGGAGGCAAGGCTTGAGAGGAACGAGTTCAGGGAAGGCATGTAAGCACACTGATGGCCAACAGCACATACAGGAATCTAAGCAGGCTCAACCGGATAGTGGTCACGCTAATCAGGTACGGCTTCGGCTCGCTCGCGAGGGAGCTCCGGGTGCTGCCGCCATTTGTGCCCGCGATAGAGCGGCTCTTCATCTCGAAGAAGGCGCAGAATTTGAGCGCGCCGGTAAGGATAAGGCTCGTCCTTGAGGAACTCGGCCCGACCTTCATCAAGCTCGGGCAGATAGCCTCGACCAGGGCCGACCTCCTGCCGCCCGAATGGGTCGAGGAGATGAAGAAGCTCCAGGACATGGTCCCTCCCGTGCCGTATGAGGAGGTCAAGAAGGCGGTCGAGGGCGCGCTCAAGGCCTCGATAGGATCGAAGTTCGCCTCCTTCGACCCGGTCCCGGTGGCCTCGGCCTCGATCGCCCAGGTCCATTACGCCGAGCTCTTCGATGGCACCAAGGTCGCGGTCAAGGTAAAGAGGCCGGGCATAGAGCATGTAATCGAGTCCGACCTCTCGGTCATGCATACGATTGCGGGGCTCCTTGACAGGTATGTGCCGGCGGCTCGCCGCTACAGGCCCCACGACGTGGTAGCCGAGTTCGAGAGGGTCATAAGAAACGAGCAGAACCTCGCGGCCGAGGGCGTGAACATCAACCGGTTCTCGGAGATGTTCAAGAACGATCCCTCAATCCAGATACCGCGCGTCTTCTGGGACTACTCGAACGAGGATATCCTCACGATGGAGCGCATATACGGCACTCCCATCGACGAGGTTGAGGCGCTCAGGGCCAAGGGGCTTGACGTAAAGGAGGTCGCAACAAGGGGCCTCACCATATTCTTCAAGCAGGTATTCGATCACGGGGTCTTCCACGCGGACCTCCACCCGGGAAATATCTTCGTAAGGGACGACGGCGCGATCATCTATCTCGATTTCGGCATCGTCGGGAGGATAGACCGGGACCTCCGGAATTATCTCGCGAGCATGCTCTACCATCTCGTCCGTGCCGACTATTACAGGATGGCCGTTGTCCACAGGGAGATGGGGCTCATATCCGACGACGTAAGCCTCTCTGATTTCGAGGACGCTCTCCGGGACATATCCGAGCCGATATTCGGGAGGACGCTCGAGCAGATAGACATCTCGGGCCTCCTTATGAAGCTCATACAGACTGCAAAGCGCTTCAATATGAAGCTCCAGCCCAATTTGCTCCTCCTCCAGAAATCGATGGTGATAATAGAGGGGGTAGGGAGGCAGCTATACCCTGACGTCAACATGTGGGAGGTGGCAAAGCCCCTCATCTACAGGTGGATGGCGAGAGAGAAGCTATCGCCGGGAAGGTTCGTCGAGAAGGGACGCGAGCGGGTGGAAGATATTCTGGATACCGCATTCGACCTGCCGGTCAACTTCAATACGCTACTCCGGAGGGCGCTTCGGGAAGACCTCCGGATTGGCTTCGTGCACCACAGGCTCGAGGAGGTCACAGGGGAGCTTGAGAGGGCGGGCAGGAGGATAGGCGGCGGGCTCGTTGTGGCCGCGCTCTTTATCGGCGCCTCGCTCGTGGCGGTCTTTTCAAAGGAAGGGCCGACCTTCCTGGGCTTGCCGCCTCTTAGCGGCGCGGGT
This genomic interval from Deltaproteobacteria bacterium contains the following:
- a CDS encoding accessory factor UbiK family protein; amino-acid sequence: MADLLDKAILIGMGLERKAREVLEELEKSGKGSKEATGEAGLPPREAVENRVVDEGVRALKEFLSVVSSAKEKLEKEVTSSSGKVFEKLNVATQDELEVVKEMARLAREKVDKLEKRVSDLEARLERNEFREGM
- the ubiB gene encoding 2-polyprenylphenol 6-hydroxylase yields the protein MANSTYRNLSRLNRIVVTLIRYGFGSLARELRVLPPFVPAIERLFISKKAQNLSAPVRIRLVLEELGPTFIKLGQIASTRADLLPPEWVEEMKKLQDMVPPVPYEEVKKAVEGALKASIGSKFASFDPVPVASASIAQVHYAELFDGTKVAVKVKRPGIEHVIESDLSVMHTIAGLLDRYVPAARRYRPHDVVAEFERVIRNEQNLAAEGVNINRFSEMFKNDPSIQIPRVFWDYSNEDILTMERIYGTPIDEVEALRAKGLDVKEVATRGLTIFFKQVFDHGVFHADLHPGNIFVRDDGAIIYLDFGIVGRIDRDLRNYLASMLYHLVRADYYRMAVVHREMGLISDDVSLSDFEDALRDISEPIFGRTLEQIDISGLLMKLIQTAKRFNMKLQPNLLLLQKSMVIIEGVGRQLYPDVNMWEVAKPLIYRWMAREKLSPGRFVEKGRERVEDILDTAFDLPVNFNTLLRRALREDLRIGFVHHRLEEVTGELERAGRRIGGGLVVAALFIGASLVAVFSKEGPTFLGLPPLSGAGYVAGAVIGYKLFRRGRGNGR